Proteins from a genomic interval of Paenibacillus lentus:
- a CDS encoding NAD(P)-dependent oxidoreductase, with protein sequence MNNNEIVAIIGGTGKVGRYVAAAALRQGYRVRMLVRNPDRLVNQDNRIEVIKGHADNISDLRQLLQDCHIVINAFGQPAGDTPLYSFVTSLVLEVMNELEISRYIGVTGGSLTLEGDRKSLQNKLGAWLFKVFFPNMIKDKQKEAAILEQYCNIEWTLIRLPFVVESEERGNVKVNLTDMPGIKISNQDIASFIIDEVLDRQYIHKTPFIAT encoded by the coding sequence ATGAATAATAATGAGATTGTAGCAATCATAGGTGGAACTGGCAAAGTAGGACGTTATGTCGCTGCTGCAGCGCTGCGGCAAGGTTATCGGGTTCGCATGCTTGTAAGAAATCCCGACAGGCTGGTCAATCAAGATAATAGAATCGAAGTAATAAAGGGACATGCCGACAATATCTCTGACCTTAGACAGCTGCTTCAGGATTGCCACATCGTGATCAACGCTTTTGGTCAACCGGCTGGAGATACTCCATTATATAGTTTTGTAACAAGCCTGGTTCTAGAAGTGATGAACGAGCTGGAGATCAGTAGATATATCGGGGTCACCGGAGGCTCACTGACTTTGGAGGGGGATCGAAAAAGTTTGCAGAATAAACTTGGGGCATGGCTATTCAAGGTCTTCTTCCCTAATATGATCAAAGATAAACAGAAAGAAGCAGCCATTCTGGAGCAATACTGTAATATTGAATGGACACTGATTCGGCTGCCATTTGTTGTTGAGAGCGAGGAAAGAGGCAACGTCAAAGTAAATCTCACAGATATGCCCGGTATTAAAATTTCAAACCAGGACATTGCAAGCTTCATTATCGACGAGGTGCTGGATCGACAATACATTCATAAGACTCCCTTTATTGCTACATAA
- a CDS encoding carbohydrate ABC transporter permease, giving the protein MRKLKRVFTYVFLGGAAFISIFPFLWMVVSATNKSVDVTRGRLLPGSHLFENFRKLADSTDLWTSLWNSAQIAVLTTILAIVIASLAGYGFEIFRSRLKDIVFNILLLSMMIPFAALMIPLYRMFADISSSAPAIGIDTIASVMLPTITTAFLIFFFRQNSKMFPKDMVEAGRIDGLSELGIFFKIFMPTMKTTYAAAGIITFMSSWNNYLWPLIVLQSPERKTIPLLISNLGSGYAPDYGLIMLAIVIATLPTALVFFLMQKHFVAGMMGSVK; this is encoded by the coding sequence ATGAGGAAGCTGAAGCGGGTATTTACCTATGTATTTCTCGGCGGTGCGGCATTTATTTCGATCTTTCCTTTCTTGTGGATGGTTGTCAGTGCCACGAATAAATCGGTGGATGTAACGAGGGGGAGATTGCTGCCTGGCAGCCATCTTTTCGAGAATTTCAGGAAATTAGCGGATTCCACAGACCTGTGGACATCACTTTGGAACTCGGCACAAATAGCTGTGTTAACGACCATTCTCGCGATTGTCATTGCCTCATTAGCGGGATACGGTTTTGAGATTTTTCGCAGCCGCTTGAAGGATATCGTGTTCAACATCCTGCTCTTATCAATGATGATTCCATTTGCAGCGCTCATGATTCCGTTGTACCGGATGTTCGCCGATATTTCGAGCAGCGCTCCAGCGATCGGGATTGATACGATAGCCTCGGTTATGCTGCCGACGATTACGACGGCATTCTTAATTTTCTTTTTCCGGCAGAACTCGAAGATGTTTCCTAAGGATATGGTTGAAGCCGGACGGATTGACGGGCTGAGTGAGCTCGGGATATTTTTCAAAATATTCATGCCTACGATGAAGACAACTTATGCAGCCGCTGGCATTATTACGTTCATGTCGAGCTGGAATAACTATTTATGGCCGCTGATTGTGCTTCAGTCACCGGAGCGGAAAACGATCCCACTCTTAATTTCAAATCTAGGATCAGGCTACGCGCCAGATTATGGCCTTATCATGCTTGCGATTGTTATTGCCACGCTGCCGACCGCACTTGTCTTCTTCTTGATGCAGAAGCATTTCGTGGCTGGGATGATGGGTTCGGTGAAGTAA
- the pgmB gene encoding beta-phosphoglucomutase yields the protein MKMKPYVHPKALYPYEEWCVTEESYDEENNQRNESIFALGNGYIGMRGNFEEGYYGKRGKSVVGNYLNGFYDSEPIIYPEGAYGYPTRNQSMLNVPNAQIVELRVEGHPFHFHAGKVHRSKRQLNMQKGILEREIEWESPAGHLVMIRIQRMVALQHKHLAAIHYEVTALNFEGDVALISAMDGKIAEPEATDDPRLGGARAEPNLLLEETGHEKSILWMRHRTRYTRFALLTGISHSIDTPWGYEMSVQQNEQRTLAKYKLQLKSGETVRLTKYIAYHTTRDYAEEELVSRSSEVLRNAGDSGFELLAEEQRDYLKQFWQRADVEINGDLAMQQGIRFNAFALLQSVGRDGVTNIGAKGLTGEGYEGHYFWDTEMYILPFFTYTQPEISRALLEFRYNTLDKARERAAVMSQKGALYPWRTIDGAENSAYFPAGTAQAHINADIAYGIRQYVQATGDTEFLVTKGAEILFETSRFWVDLGHYNPARGGAFCIDAVTGPDEYTAIVNNNAYTNLMVQEQLIYAYETAAMLREQYPQHYEQLCQKLELTEDEIEGWLDAAERMFIPFDEELGIYAQDDTFLTKKKWDFENTPDDKYPLLLHFHPLVIYRHQVLKQADFVLALFLLGDRFSLADKIRNFNYYEPLTTHDSSLSTCIHSIISAEIGDLASAYSYFDRTVRMDLDDVNRNAKDGLHTAAMAGSWMSIVNGFGGMRAYDGVLSFNPRLPEQWDSYRFKVMSHGQLVDVFVHREAVVYTLLEGSGTEGLEIRHKGHTVNLVPGEPVTIPFVKKLEAVIFDLDGVITDTAEYHYLAWKELAEELGLPFDRVKNERLKGVSRMESLEIVLEDSERSYTAEEKAGLAERKNESYKRMIERITPADLLPGIRDLLVSLQEQGIAVGLASASHNAPFILERLGASSWFQAVADPGSVRKGKPDPEIFLQAAEMLGADPANCIGVEDAEAGVAAIQAAGMKAVGIGSAAQLGAADLLLASTAELSPDMLLNLMG from the coding sequence ATGAAAATGAAACCATACGTACATCCGAAGGCACTGTATCCTTATGAGGAGTGGTGTGTTACCGAAGAGTCCTATGACGAAGAGAACAATCAAAGAAATGAGAGTATCTTCGCTTTAGGCAATGGATATATCGGTATGCGGGGCAACTTTGAGGAAGGATATTATGGCAAGAGGGGAAAATCGGTTGTCGGCAACTATTTGAACGGCTTCTATGACTCCGAGCCGATTATCTATCCCGAGGGGGCCTACGGGTATCCAACGCGCAATCAGTCAATGCTCAATGTGCCGAACGCACAAATCGTCGAGCTGAGAGTCGAAGGTCATCCGTTTCATTTCCACGCGGGCAAGGTCCATCGCTCTAAGCGGCAATTGAATATGCAAAAGGGGATCTTGGAACGCGAGATCGAATGGGAGTCGCCAGCGGGGCATCTTGTAATGATCCGCATCCAGCGGATGGTCGCTTTGCAGCACAAGCATTTGGCTGCCATTCATTATGAGGTGACTGCGCTGAACTTTGAAGGCGATGTCGCGCTGATTTCAGCAATGGACGGCAAAATCGCCGAGCCAGAGGCAACGGACGATCCTCGACTCGGCGGAGCTCGTGCCGAACCGAATTTGCTGTTGGAGGAGACCGGCCATGAGAAGTCAATCTTATGGATGCGGCATCGTACTCGGTATACAAGGTTTGCCCTGCTCACCGGGATCAGTCATTCCATCGATACTCCTTGGGGTTATGAAATGTCCGTCCAGCAGAACGAGCAACGGACGCTGGCTAAGTATAAGCTGCAGCTCAAGAGTGGTGAGACTGTCCGATTGACGAAATACATCGCGTATCACACAACCCGGGATTATGCCGAGGAGGAACTGGTCAGCCGCAGCAGTGAAGTGCTGCGAAATGCGGGCGACAGCGGTTTTGAGCTGCTGGCCGAGGAGCAGCGCGACTATTTGAAACAATTCTGGCAGCGAGCCGATGTGGAGATTAACGGAGATTTAGCCATGCAGCAGGGAATCCGCTTCAATGCCTTTGCTCTGCTACAATCGGTAGGGCGTGACGGTGTCACGAACATCGGAGCGAAGGGCCTTACCGGCGAGGGCTATGAAGGCCACTATTTCTGGGATACGGAAATGTATATATTGCCGTTTTTTACGTATACACAGCCTGAAATCAGCAGAGCGCTACTGGAATTTCGCTATAACACGTTGGATAAAGCGCGGGAACGCGCAGCCGTTATGTCGCAGAAGGGCGCGCTCTATCCTTGGCGTACGATCGACGGTGCCGAGAACTCGGCCTACTTCCCAGCGGGAACGGCCCAGGCGCATATTAACGCGGATATCGCTTATGGGATTAGACAGTATGTGCAGGCGACGGGGGATACGGAATTCCTCGTGACGAAGGGGGCAGAGATTCTGTTCGAGACTTCTCGCTTTTGGGTCGATCTCGGTCATTACAACCCGGCGCGTGGAGGGGCGTTCTGCATCGATGCGGTAACCGGCCCCGACGAATATACGGCGATCGTCAACAACAACGCCTACACGAACCTGATGGTCCAGGAGCAATTGATCTATGCTTACGAGACAGCAGCGATGCTGCGTGAGCAGTATCCGCAGCACTATGAACAGCTGTGCCAAAAGCTTGAGCTCACGGAGGATGAGATCGAAGGATGGCTGGATGCAGCGGAGAGGATGTTCATTCCGTTTGATGAAGAACTGGGCATTTATGCGCAGGATGATACGTTTTTAACGAAGAAGAAATGGGATTTCGAAAATACCCCCGACGATAAATATCCATTGCTGCTGCACTTCCATCCGTTAGTGATTTATCGCCACCAAGTGCTGAAGCAGGCAGATTTTGTTCTGGCGTTGTTCCTGCTGGGAGATCGATTCTCTTTGGCGGACAAAATCCGTAATTTCAACTATTATGAACCGCTAACGACGCACGACTCATCGTTATCCACCTGTATTCACAGCATTATTTCCGCTGAAATCGGAGATTTGGCGAGTGCATATTCTTATTTTGACCGCACGGTTCGGATGGATCTCGACGACGTGAACCGTAACGCCAAGGATGGCCTCCATACGGCTGCTATGGCGGGTTCCTGGATGTCCATCGTCAACGGCTTTGGCGGCATGCGCGCCTATGACGGAGTACTTAGCTTTAATCCGAGGCTGCCAGAGCAGTGGGATAGCTATCGTTTTAAGGTGATGAGCCATGGGCAGCTTGTCGACGTTTTCGTCCATCGCGAAGCCGTTGTGTATACACTGCTTGAGGGCAGTGGCACGGAGGGCTTGGAGATCAGGCATAAAGGGCATACGGTGAACTTAGTGCCGGGTGAACCAGTGACCATTCCCTTCGTGAAAAAATTGGAGGCTGTCATTTTCGACCTTGACGGCGTTATTACGGATACGGCGGAGTATCACTATCTCGCCTGGAAGGAGCTAGCCGAAGAGCTTGGCCTTCCGTTCGACCGTGTCAAGAACGAACGTTTGAAGGGCGTAAGTCGGATGGAGTCGCTGGAAATCGTGCTCGAGGATAGCGAGCGGAGCTATACCGCCGAAGAGAAGGCGGGGCTGGCGGAGCGGAAGAACGAGAGCTACAAGCGGATGATCGAGCGTATCACGCCAGCCGATCTACTGCCCGGCATCCGCGATCTGCTCGTCAGCCTGCAAGAGCAGGGGATCGCGGTCGGGCTTGCATCGGCCAGCCACAATGCGCCGTTTATCCTGGAGCGGCTGGGAGCCAGCTCCTGGTTTCAGGCGGTGGCTGACCCTGGCAGTGTCCGCAAGGGTAAGCCGGATCCGGAAATATTTCTGCAGGCGGCAGAAATGCTTGGTGCAGATCCAGCGAACTGCATCGGTGTCGAGGATGCCGAGGCAGGCGTCGCAGCGATTCAGGCTGCTGGCATGAAGGCCGTCGGCATCGGGAGCGCCGCTCAACTCGGCGCTGCCGACCTGCTGCTTGCCTCAACGGCCGAACTAAGCCCGGACATGCTACTGAATCTGATGGGGTAG
- a CDS encoding sensor histidine kinase, whose protein sequence is MRARLERLKFHGLFIKLFAVMVICIVTITVSVVWTNLRMSEQLFLETFSITNSKVIHQIQSNFESFHYSIVLAANQAQQSGTLKTFLTEEEAPESIRVMNSYYNMTQQMKRVQSMVDMYSVGVAIIGNNGRSYSGNVNLTKPSALELEHSHITPRARAHPGKLMYQLYRDSSGRQFIVATKVLMERITGQEYGMLYIVIDENDFKPFYSSFTSEGNDVIILDNSGTVMTSNLANLTGQTNHELLFYAQEIQEKGLDVKKVHVMGRDQLMLAQYLPSYDFYLINMIDQQMVLGQMVNTRSVVLICLAIVMVALLVVFLISRKMTRSLTLLARQMSKVTRRNFHNYVNVSGGYEIRELSRAYNYMLDEIHEYVGKLVETQKGQRKAELAALQQQINPHFLYNTLTSVKFLVQQGNKDRAVETIHALISLLQNTISNVSETITVEQELKSLKDYVFINHVRYGERIRVNYFVAPDCAKYQVPKLMIQPFIENAFFHAFNVKGEGVIHVLIAREGQKLICEIVDNGDGMDMTAFKLESGSDLKKAPQQTDQAPGREDAQGTLGNPEAHDQVKTKGSRKLFSGIGVTNVHDRIRLLYGDEYGVTITSKIGEGTRIRITLPLNEKK, encoded by the coding sequence ATGAGAGCGCGACTTGAACGACTGAAATTCCATGGTCTATTTATTAAACTGTTTGCGGTTATGGTCATCTGCATCGTCACGATTACGGTGTCTGTCGTGTGGACGAATCTGCGCATGTCGGAGCAGCTATTCCTGGAGACTTTCAGCATAACGAATTCCAAAGTCATTCACCAAATTCAGAGCAACTTCGAATCATTTCATTATTCGATTGTGCTGGCGGCTAATCAAGCGCAACAGAGCGGGACATTGAAGACCTTTCTTACGGAGGAGGAGGCGCCGGAATCTATCCGGGTGATGAACTCCTACTACAACATGACCCAGCAGATGAAGCGGGTACAGTCGATGGTGGACATGTATTCCGTTGGGGTTGCGATCATTGGGAATAACGGGCGGAGCTATTCGGGCAACGTTAACCTGACCAAGCCGTCAGCTCTGGAGCTGGAGCATAGCCATATTACTCCAAGAGCAAGGGCTCATCCGGGCAAGCTAATGTATCAATTATACCGTGATTCCAGCGGCAGGCAGTTCATTGTGGCGACTAAGGTGCTAATGGAGAGAATTACGGGACAAGAGTACGGCATGCTCTATATTGTCATTGACGAAAATGATTTCAAACCCTTTTACAGCAGTTTTACGAGTGAAGGCAACGACGTGATTATTCTCGACAATAGCGGGACGGTTATGACGAGTAATCTCGCGAATTTGACCGGACAGACAAATCACGAGCTGTTATTCTATGCTCAGGAAATTCAGGAGAAAGGGCTGGATGTGAAGAAGGTCCATGTTATGGGCAGGGATCAGCTCATGCTGGCGCAGTACTTGCCTTCTTATGATTTTTACTTGATCAATATGATCGACCAGCAGATGGTGCTGGGGCAAATGGTAAATACGAGAAGCGTTGTGCTGATTTGTCTAGCCATCGTCATGGTGGCGCTGCTTGTCGTATTTCTGATTTCTCGTAAAATGACGCGTTCGCTGACACTGTTGGCCCGTCAGATGTCGAAGGTAACGCGCCGGAATTTCCACAACTATGTCAACGTCTCGGGCGGATACGAAATCCGGGAGCTTAGCCGAGCCTACAACTATATGCTGGATGAAATCCACGAATATGTCGGCAAACTTGTGGAGACGCAGAAGGGGCAGCGGAAGGCGGAATTAGCGGCCTTGCAGCAGCAGATTAACCCTCATTTTCTATACAACACGCTGACATCGGTTAAATTTCTTGTCCAGCAAGGCAATAAGGACCGGGCAGTGGAGACGATTCATGCGCTGATATCCCTGCTGCAAAATACAATCAGTAACGTTAGCGAGACCATTACGGTGGAGCAGGAATTGAAGAGCTTGAAGGATTATGTGTTCATTAACCATGTTCGATATGGTGAACGGATCCGGGTCAATTATTTCGTGGCTCCGGATTGCGCCAAATATCAAGTGCCGAAGCTGATGATTCAGCCTTTTATTGAGAATGCTTTTTTTCATGCGTTTAATGTCAAAGGAGAAGGGGTAATCCATGTGCTGATCGCCAGGGAAGGGCAGAAATTGATCTGCGAAATTGTTGATAACGGGGATGGCATGGATATGACCGCGTTTAAGCTTGAATCTGGTTCGGATTTGAAAAAGGCACCGCAGCAGACCGATCAGGCACCAGGGAGAGAGGACGCTCAGGGAACGTTGGGAAACCCCGAAGCTCACGATCAGGTAAAAACTAAGGGCTCGCGCAAGCTGTTCTCGGGGATCGGGGTAACGAACGTTCATGACCGCATCCGGCTGCTCTACGGGGATGAATATGGGGTGACAATTACAAGCAAGATCGGGGAGGGAACACGGATCCGAATTACGCTGCCACTGAATGAGAAGAAGTAA
- a CDS encoding ABC transporter substrate-binding protein produces the protein MKKVLALFLTCVVLLAGCSSGGAGKEPAASNGNSGNSDSGSKAEEITIWAWDPAFNIAALNIAKEAYSKKNPDAKINIVEFAQADIIQKLNTGLNSGTTKGLPNIVLIEDYRAQSFLQSYPDSFVNLSDKIKAEDFADYKIGPTSLDGKQYGVPFDSGVTGMYVRKDYIEQAGYSIDDLKNIDWKQYIEIGKVVKEKTGKHMITLDPNDLGLIRMIIQSAGSWYVSEDGKTPDLANNAALKEAFELYKEMMEANIVKLNADWSQFIANINNGDVVTVPTGNWITPSVKAEASQSGQWAILPVPKLPQTPNSVHATNLGGSSWYVMNIPGSETAADFLAETFGSDVDMYQKLLTDIGAIGTLKAAAGGEAYSQPDEFFGGEQIVNNFAAWTAEIPRVNYGIFTYAIEDIMVVEMQSYLNGKDIDQALKDAQAQAEAQVR, from the coding sequence ATGAAGAAAGTACTAGCTTTGTTCCTGACTTGTGTAGTGCTGCTAGCAGGCTGCTCATCCGGGGGAGCTGGCAAAGAGCCGGCTGCGTCAAACGGTAACAGTGGCAATAGCGATTCCGGCAGCAAGGCGGAAGAAATTACGATTTGGGCATGGGATCCGGCCTTTAATATTGCTGCGTTGAATATTGCCAAGGAGGCATATAGCAAGAAAAATCCGGACGCCAAGATTAACATTGTCGAATTTGCCCAGGCTGATATCATTCAGAAGCTGAACACCGGCCTAAACTCGGGTACGACCAAGGGACTGCCTAATATCGTGCTGATTGAGGACTATCGGGCCCAGAGCTTCCTGCAATCTTATCCTGATTCCTTCGTTAATTTGAGCGACAAGATTAAGGCAGAGGATTTCGCGGATTATAAAATTGGGCCGACCAGCCTGGACGGCAAACAGTATGGAGTTCCGTTCGACTCCGGCGTAACGGGGATGTATGTCCGGAAGGACTATATCGAGCAAGCAGGCTACAGTATAGATGATCTGAAGAACATTGATTGGAAGCAGTATATCGAGATTGGTAAAGTCGTCAAAGAAAAGACCGGCAAGCACATGATCACGCTTGATCCGAATGATTTGGGACTTATTCGTATGATCATTCAGTCGGCAGGTTCCTGGTATGTGAGCGAGGATGGCAAGACGCCGGATCTGGCGAACAATGCGGCTTTGAAGGAAGCATTTGAGTTATATAAAGAAATGATGGAAGCGAATATCGTCAAGCTGAATGCGGACTGGAGCCAATTTATTGCCAATATTAATAATGGTGATGTTGTAACCGTTCCGACTGGAAACTGGATTACGCCGTCGGTTAAAGCGGAAGCTTCCCAATCCGGTCAATGGGCGATTCTGCCTGTGCCGAAGTTGCCGCAAACCCCGAACTCCGTGCATGCGACGAACCTAGGGGGAAGCTCCTGGTATGTCATGAACATTCCTGGATCAGAGACCGCCGCTGATTTTCTGGCTGAGACCTTTGGTTCCGATGTAGATATGTATCAGAAGCTGCTGACGGATATTGGCGCAATCGGTACGCTGAAAGCAGCAGCGGGCGGAGAGGCTTATTCGCAGCCGGATGAATTTTTTGGCGGAGAGCAGATCGTCAACAACTTTGCTGCATGGACTGCAGAAATTCCAAGAGTCAACTATGGTATTTTCACCTATGCGATTGAGGACATCATGGTCGTTGAAATGCAGAGCTATTTGAACGGCAAGGATATCGATCAGGCCTTAAAGGATGCTCAGGCCCAGGCAGAAGCGCAGGTTAGATAG
- a CDS encoding response regulator transcription factor — protein sequence MRNSELYKILVVDDEILVRQGIKHILNWEQDGFQIVGEASNGKEALELIKKLRPHIVLTDIVMPVMDGEELTRLIKLNWPEIEVIVLSSFSEFDYVRSTFQSGVSDYILKPHLETGMLLEVLRKTTAKLPMLNPGRTREDYTVSMHQALDKLLARYELQLDRATVAEWFPHPHFYVLGSSSGKLVLDELKALFPKMVEAELPNAPIAGYPELAVYVVNVDDEGRELLPLKLKMLHPSSVTEQGEIMWVLSESFHPLDQLGDIYHDSWLKLLQYRFFLPQKALLMPSELPPVEEARDFPLQSFMEQIRRLQLKEAFRELGQFVQQHTSAYKAEVFEFKSLIGNILFNAIHMLGSLNLNVTELDEAKYAYFKAIDEARHVSDIEALLEEFRRQAEECVQAVQQSQQGGNPSMKLLLDYIDEHYAEPISLTEMARHFHFNPSYLSSFFATHHHESFKEHLNRVRIDKAADLLRNGDIPISEISSRVGYGDHSYFCKVFKKSTGLSPTQYRRQYFKRVEKEQR from the coding sequence ATGAGAAATAGTGAATTGTATAAAATACTTGTCGTTGATGATGAAATATTGGTGCGGCAGGGGATTAAGCATATATTGAATTGGGAGCAGGACGGCTTCCAGATTGTTGGCGAAGCCTCCAACGGCAAGGAAGCGCTTGAACTGATCAAGAAGCTTCGTCCCCACATCGTGCTGACTGATATCGTAATGCCGGTGATGGACGGCGAGGAACTGACCCGGCTTATCAAACTGAATTGGCCGGAAATTGAAGTGATTGTGCTGAGCAGCTTCAGCGAATTTGACTATGTGCGCTCTACTTTTCAGAGCGGGGTGTCCGATTATATTCTTAAGCCGCATTTGGAAACAGGTATGCTGCTTGAAGTGCTGCGTAAAACAACAGCGAAGCTGCCGATGCTGAACCCAGGCCGAACTAGGGAAGATTATACGGTTTCCATGCATCAAGCGCTGGATAAGCTTCTGGCACGATATGAATTGCAGCTGGATCGCGCCACGGTGGCGGAGTGGTTCCCCCATCCTCATTTTTATGTGCTGGGCAGCTCAAGCGGTAAGCTTGTTCTCGACGAATTGAAAGCGCTATTTCCGAAAATGGTTGAGGCAGAGCTGCCAAACGCCCCAATTGCTGGTTATCCTGAGTTGGCTGTCTATGTAGTGAATGTGGATGATGAGGGGCGGGAGTTATTGCCGCTGAAGCTCAAGATGCTGCACCCTTCATCGGTGACAGAGCAAGGGGAGATTATGTGGGTGCTTAGCGAATCTTTCCATCCGCTGGATCAACTCGGTGACATTTACCATGACAGTTGGCTGAAGCTGCTGCAGTATCGATTTTTCTTGCCGCAGAAGGCCCTTCTTATGCCCAGCGAATTGCCACCTGTCGAAGAGGCGAGGGATTTTCCACTCCAGTCATTCATGGAGCAGATTCGCCGGCTGCAACTGAAGGAGGCGTTCCGGGAACTAGGGCAATTTGTTCAACAACATACCAGCGCCTATAAAGCAGAGGTATTTGAGTTTAAGTCGCTGATCGGAAACATTTTATTTAATGCCATACATATGCTCGGTAGTCTGAATTTGAATGTTACAGAGCTGGATGAAGCGAAATATGCGTATTTTAAGGCGATTGATGAGGCGCGTCATGTGAGTGACATCGAAGCTTTGCTGGAGGAATTTCGTCGGCAGGCAGAGGAATGTGTACAGGCCGTTCAGCAATCGCAGCAAGGGGGAAATCCGAGCATGAAGCTGTTGCTCGATTATATTGATGAGCATTATGCAGAGCCGATCAGTCTGACGGAGATGGCGCGCCATTTTCACTTCAATCCCTCATATTTATCCAGCTTTTTTGCGACACATCATCATGAAAGCTTTAAGGAGCATTTGAACCGGGTACGGATTGATAAGGCCGCAGATTTGCTGCGCAATGGCGACATTCCGATTTCTGAAATTAGCAGCAGGGTCGGGTATGGGGATCACAGTTATTTTTGCAAAGTGTTCAAGAAGAGCACAGGTCTGTCCCCAACCCAGTATAGACGGCAATATTTTAAAAGAGTGGAGAAGGAACAGCGATGA
- a CDS encoding carbohydrate ABC transporter permease, with translation MKTDKAGLSIRTKSNLTGWSFILIAVVMIATFYFYPMAQALILSFKTGTGSNLTFTGWDNYIRLLSDKTFLTALTNTFIYLIVQVPIMIILALFISVLLNDSKLKFRGFFRTAIFLPCVTSLVAYSVVFKYLFAADGLVNSLLMSLSIIGEPIQWITHPFWAKITIIIAITWRWTGYNMIFYLSALQNIDSSIYEAARIDGASSFKQFTKITIPMLKPIILFTSITSTIGTLQLFDEVMNITKGGPGNATLSISQYIYNLSFKYTADFGYAATVSYSIVVIIVLLSILQFKVAGDKK, from the coding sequence ATGAAGACGGACAAAGCAGGCCTAAGCATCCGTACTAAAAGCAATTTGACCGGATGGAGCTTTATCCTGATCGCCGTGGTGATGATTGCGACGTTCTATTTTTATCCGATGGCTCAAGCACTCATCCTGTCTTTTAAGACCGGTACGGGAAGCAACCTCACCTTCACGGGATGGGACAACTATATACGGCTGTTATCCGATAAAACTTTTTTGACTGCTTTAACGAATACGTTTATTTACTTGATTGTTCAGGTTCCCATCATGATTATTCTCGCACTGTTCATATCGGTGCTGCTTAATGACAGCAAGCTAAAGTTTCGGGGCTTTTTTCGAACGGCGATCTTCTTGCCGTGTGTCACTTCGCTTGTTGCTTACTCCGTCGTGTTTAAATATTTATTTGCGGCAGATGGATTGGTGAACTCGCTGCTCATGAGCTTGTCGATCATAGGCGAGCCAATTCAATGGATTACCCACCCGTTCTGGGCCAAGATTACGATTATTATTGCGATTACATGGCGGTGGACCGGCTATAACATGATTTTTTACTTATCAGCACTTCAAAATATCGACAGCTCTATCTATGAGGCAGCGCGGATTGATGGGGCATCGTCGTTCAAGCAATTCACGAAGATTACGATCCCGATGCTGAAGCCGATCATTCTGTTCACTTCGATTACATCAACGATCGGTACACTGCAGCTCTTTGACGAGGTCATGAACATAACGAAGGGTGGTCCAGGCAATGCCACGCTCTCGATTTCGCAATATATTTATAACCTGTCTTTCAAGTACACGGCAGACTTTGGATATGCAGCGACCGTATCGTATTCTATCGTGGTCATCATCGTTCTGCTGTCTATCCTTCAATTTAAAGTAGCAGGTGATAAAAAATGA
- a CDS encoding glutathione peroxidase, which translates to MLTIYDFNVLKTNGERFPLYEFEGSPVLIMNTASKCKFTPQFDDMQKLYEQYQADGLKVIGFPCNQFAEQEPGTNAEAESFCQINYGVKFPIFAKVDVNGEQAHPLFDYLKKAAPFQGFDESDINAKLLKMMVSEKAPEWLVGDAIKWNFTKFLVDQQGRVVRRFEPTDSIDSIKSSIQELLQ; encoded by the coding sequence ATGTTGACTATCTATGATTTTAACGTGCTTAAGACCAATGGTGAACGGTTTCCTTTATACGAATTCGAGGGCAGCCCAGTCTTGATTATGAATACGGCGAGTAAATGTAAGTTTACACCCCAGTTCGATGATATGCAGAAGCTATATGAGCAATATCAAGCGGATGGTTTAAAGGTAATCGGCTTTCCCTGCAATCAATTTGCCGAGCAAGAGCCGGGGACGAACGCGGAAGCAGAGTCTTTTTGCCAAATTAATTACGGCGTGAAATTCCCGATCTTTGCTAAGGTGGACGTGAACGGGGAGCAGGCACATCCGTTGTTTGATTATTTAAAGAAGGCGGCACCGTTTCAGGGCTTTGACGAGAGTGACATCAATGCCAAACTGCTGAAAATGATGGTATCCGAAAAAGCGCCCGAATGGCTAGTTGGCGATGCGATCAAGTGGAACTTTACTAAATTTCTCGTCGATCAGCAGGGCCGTGTCGTCCGTCGTTTTGAGCCTACCGATTCCATCGACAGCATTAAATCCAGCATTCAGGAATTATTGCAATAG